Sequence from the Bremerella cremea genome:
CAATCAGTTCAACGGTAAGCACCGAGCTTCAATGGAGCCGCGCTTCAGTGAGCGCGGAAAGGTCACCGTGTCGCCAGGCGATACCTACTGGGTTAGCTCGCTTCAATGGAGCCGCGCTTCAGTGAGCGCGGAAAGGCCTTGATGCCGTGCGTCTTGGTGATCTGGGTCACCGTGCTTCAATGGAGCCGCGCTTCAGTGAGCGCGGAAAGGGGTCAAGGACGTGAAGATTGACCCGTTGAGCAAGGGGGCTTCAATGGAGCCGCGCTTCAGTGAGCGCGGAAAGTCGGCATTGACCTACGACGAGTCGGCGGCGGACATTGCTTCAATGGAGCCGCGCTTCAGTGAGCGCGGAAAGAACCTGCAGTCAGGTTGAATGCTACAGACATTCATACGCTTCAATGGAGCCGCGCTTCAGTGAGCGCGGAAAGCATGATGCCACCAAGGGTGGGCCTGGTCCGGTGGTGCTTCAATGGAGCCGCGCTTCAGTGAGCGCGGAAAGAACACCACTCCCCGCCATAATCCGCCCAGGCGCTCGGCTTCAATGGAGCCGCGCTTCAGTGAGCGCGGAAAGACGAAGTGCAGTACCTGACTTTTGAATCCCTGTCGGGCTTCAATGGAGCCGCGCTTCAGTGAGCGCGGAAAGAAGAGCGAGCCAATTACGACTTTTATTGGCTGATGGTGGCTTCAATGGAGCCGCGCTTCAGTGAGCGCGGAAAGGCCGTATTCTCAAAAATTGAGTTCCCCAGAGTTACAGCAGCTTCAATGGAGCCGCGCTTCAGTGAGCGCGGAAAGGGTGTGGTCTGGTACGGCATCCAATCGCGGATGCAAAGCTTCAATGGAGCCGCGCTTCAGTGAGCGCGGAAAGGAAAAACCAGTATGGACGATGTAGTTTCGCAGATTTGAGCTTCAATGGAGCCGCGCTTCAGTGAGCGCGGAAAGCTGGTTGATGTACAAGCCACGATCCTTGGATTTAGTAAGGCTTCAATGGAGCCGCGCTTCAGTGAGCGCGGAAAGGCAATATTAGCGATTAAGATCACGCCGCATAACAACCGGCTTCAATGGAGCCGCGCTTCAGTGAGCGCGGAAAGATATCGATATTCGTGGCCATGTGCAACGGCCTTCAAGGCTTCAATGGAGCCGCGCTTCAGTGAGCGCGGAAAGTTTCTGACAATCCAACAGCCCGGCTGATGGTCTCTACGCTTCAATGGAGCCGCGCTTCAGTGAGCGCGGAAAGTTGAATGCAATCGAGGAAGTATTCAAGCAACACGGATTAGCTTCAATGGAGCCGCGCTTCAGTGAGCGCGGAAAGACCAGATATCGGTGGAATCTCCCAAGAGTTGTAATGCTTCAATGGAGCCGCGCTTCAGTGAGCGCGGAAAGTTTGAGAGCCTATCCAAGTGCTAAATATGACAAGCAGCTTCAATGGAGCCGCGCTTCAGTGAGCGCGGAAAGAGCGGGCTTCTAACCCTTTGAAATGTATCAACTTAGATCGCACTTTGCGAGAGGCGGGCTCGCGCGGGGTTGTGGGGAGGCTTCGTGGGGGCATGGGCTCCTCGTAAACGGTGAAATGGTAATAGGTTAACGGCTTGCGAGCGGTGCCTGGGGTTTTGACTTTGCTTGGCCGCTCGCGGCTGATTGGGCAGATAAAGTCGTGCAGTGGACCTTGTCTGCCTACGATCTACTCCCTCAGGCATGCGTTTGCAAGACGCAAACAAAGTCACTATGCGAGTGTTCTACCTTGGATGATTTACCGCGTGACGAAGACAGGGTAGTTGTTGATCTCGCCGGTTAGCACGCGGGCCAAGAGGCGGCATTGGATTTCTAAAATGCGGCGGTAGTTCACGCGGTAGCCGAATAGTGGGTGCGTGACCAGGGTGTCCATCCGTTGTTCGTACGCGCGAAAGAACGCCTTGCGACCATCAGGCGTGAGGGCGACGGCGTTGCCAGCCCGGATGAAGTGGTTGGGCTGGATCATGCGAGTGTTGATCGCGCTGAGCACGGCCGAGTCCGCGATCAATGCCCGGAACGGTTCCATCAGGTCCAGTGCCAACGGGGCTCGGCCGTAGCGTGGTTGATGATAGAACCCTAAGTACGGATCGAAGCCGACCGTGTGGCAAATGATCGTCAGGTCTTTCGCCAGCATGCTGTAGGCCAGGCTCAACAATGCGTTGATCGGATCGCGAGGCGGGCGTCGGTTGCGGGTTTCAAAATGAAAACGAAACGCCTTGGCATCTTCCGCATCGGTTTCGTCGTCGATCTTGATCATCCCTTGAAAGTTCTGAAAGTAAACCCGCGCCGCGTTCCCTTCGATTCCCAAAAGCGATTCCAGCGAGCTGGCTTTCTCGGCGTCTTCCTGCATACACTTCATGTGAGCCAAGGCAACTTTCGGCGGTTCGACGTGGTTCCGCTGTAGCATCGTTCGTTGGTTCTTAATCTTACCCGCCACCAGCGCGCGAGCCAGTCGCAAGCAGAACGAAGGGATATCTGCCCAGCGGAATTGCTCGCGGCGAAGGTAAATGTTCTTCACCCCCAGCCCCTGCGTCACGCCGTAGAACCAGCCACCCATCGAGAAATAGGCGATGGGAATTTCAGCCTGACAAATCGCTTGAATGGCCTGCGTGGTTAGCTGGATCGAACCGAACAAATTCACCTGGCAGATCTCGCCCAGCCGAACCTGCTGTATCACCTTCTTCTTATCCTTGACCTGCAACACTTTGCTGGAGCAGCCGACATACAAGCCAGGTTGGTTCAAATACAGCGGACGCAGGTCATCGCGAGAAGGGACCAAGCGGCGTAATTCTTCGCGGGTCGATCCTTCGCCCAGATCGGCTGTTTTTGTGGCGTCGAGTTCGAACAAGGTTAGCTGCGAAGAAGAAATCGGCGAACGACAGGAAGTCGCACGCCGTGTTTCGTCCGGCAAGCAGACACCCACCAACGAGCAGCGTGGGCACTTCGGGCTGTCTTCCAGCGGAGGCGGAATCACGCTGCCGGAAGCCAGTTTTCGGGAGGCGTCGATGGCTGCTAACGTTTCGGCGACCAGCTTCTCGTCGATGGTCAGGCGGACCCGCTGTTTCGTTTTGGCGTAGTAGACGATTGCTTCTTCGCAGACGTAACCGTTATCGCGCAGGATCAACGCTTGAACGGCCAGTTGCGCCCGATCGGCAGGCCACGCGTCAAGCGAACCGTCGTCGGCCTTGCAAGGTTCGCCCCGTTTGTAATCGACCGGCGTGACGGTAGAGCCATCGGTTTCCAACAGGTCGAGCTTGGCGATGATGCCGTACTTGTCGCTGGAAAGGGTCACGCTCCGCATCTTCGCCGGGCGATCGGTTTCGAGCAATTCACCAGCCGGGGGCAACTCGTCTTCTTTCTTGTCGACCCGGCTATGAACCTGGCTTCCTTCGATCGTTTCCAGGTTATGAACGAAGATCCCTTCCACATGTTCGTAGTAGAACAGCCGCGGGCAATAGACATATTCGTTGACCATCCGCGCAGGCATCAACGTTTGTTCTTCCGCTCGAATCATAGCTTGGCCCCTTCATTAAACGATGATGCAAGCGGCATCGATGTTGGTGTAGGCCTTGCCTAGGGCAGAAATCACACGGTCCCCTCGTCCTTCCACCGGGCCGAGATCGACGAAGAGTACCTGGTCTTCGTGGTGGTGAATGATATCGTTGAGGGCATGGCGGCATTTGGCTAAGTCGACCGGCGTAAACTGGCACTCGAAGATCGAGTATTGCAAATGGTCGCCAAAGTCCCGCATCGTCTTGAAGACCTTCCGCAGACGCTTGTCGTCGCAGATGTCGTAACAGACCAGAAATGTATTCCGCACAATCGGCCCCTCATGCTGCAGGAGCCTTGCCAAGAAGCTGGAAGGCAACACTCCGATGAAGAAGTCACCCTCCTGGCCGAAAATCCGCCGCCCGCGCGACGTTGTTGAGATTTCCAGGCTAGTCCGGCGGCAGGGATCCGTCAACACAATCCGTGGGGGAACAACAAAAAGCACCCAAGAGCCACGAAACATGCCTCCGGCCAAGAACCTGGCCAGAGGCATGCGCGTGGAAATGCGTAGGCCTTGCGGTTGTTAATTGGAAATTGCCAAAGAGCAACTGCTTTAAGCAAGGTAGCCGCAGTTTAATCTGCGGAAAACACCTACGGCCCAAGGCGGAAGGAATACAATTAACATGCTTCAATTTAGCCGTTCCACTCTAGGCGTAGCTTATAATAAGGGGACGGTACGCGCCAGGCAAGAGCGACTTAATGTTAATTGTATTCCTACTGCCGAAAAAACATCTTTAACTTACTTGACCACCCCACTAGGGATCAGTATATTTTGGCCATGTGTGATGCACCGGCCCCTCGACTTTGGCGAGTTCGGGGCCGGATGCATCGGTGTTACCGGGCGACGTCTCACTTGGAGCGCCAGCGCCGATGATCTAATGATCGGACGTCGCACCACCGGTGTCAATAGCTTGCTGGTGAAGGAGACACTCAATGAGTGTAGCTCGAAGAACTGGAAGTCGATCTGATGGCGGCTCATGGAATGATGCGACGAAACTCGCAGTTTGGCAAAAAGGCTGTGTCATAGCAGGGTATGATCCCGCAGTATGGAGGATCGATGCTTGTGGTAGCTTCATGCGCTTTTCGGAGTATGGGACGCTAAGCGACTACGGCTGGGAAATTGATCACGTAAAGCCTGTCTCGAAAGATGGCCGAGACGATCTCTATAATCTCCGGCCTTTACACTGGCAGAACAATCGCTCTAAGGGCGATGATTGGCCAAATTGGCGATGCGCAGCTTAGGACGATCTCATGAGTGCTGGGGCTAGACTTTCGCGTCTAGTCCTGGCTTTTTCTTTCTCCAGCGACCAAACGTGTCACTACCCAGAAATTTAATTTAAGCACCATGCAGTGCTAGCGTCGTGCAATATCAAGCGTTAGAATTGCCACCCGCATGGACCGCCTGATGCCACCCGTGCATCGTTGCTTGGGAATGTTAGCTATGCCCTCGAAACTATCTACCGACTTCGCGGTTGCCTTTCAGCAATTAACCGGTCTGGCACCGTTTCCGTGGCAAGAGGATCTTTACCGTCGGTTTATAAGTGACGATACCAGCGGGCGGATTCCGTCGGTTTGTCGGATTCCGACAGGGCTGGGCAAGACGAGTTTGATTGCTGTGTGGTGGATTGCCCGGCAGCATGGTGCCAGTTTGCCACGACGGTTGGTTTACGTGGTGAATCGTCGCACAGTCGTCGATCAAACGACCAGCGAGGTGGAACGAATTTGGCAAAAGATGCACGCGTTGGATGGGGGCGAGCACTTTGCGATTAGCACGCTGCGGGGGCAATACGCCGACAATCGCCAATGGCTGGCCAACCCTTCGCGGCCTGCGGTGATTTGCGGCACGGTCGACATGATTGGTTCGCGGCTGCTCTTCAGCGGCTACCGCATTGGCTTCAAAAGCCGCCCCTTGCACGCCGGTTTTCTCGGCCAAGATGCGTTGATCGTCCACGACGAGGCGCATTTGGAGCCTGCGTTTCAGAAGTTGCTCGAGACCATTCAGGATGAGCAGCAGAAGGAACGCGAACGAAACGGCGATTTACCATGGCCTGGTATGCACGTCATGGCGTTGTCAGCGACGGCGCGGAGCAACGCAAAGAATGTGAACTCGGAAGGGCACCAACCCTTTGAACTCACAAGGAAGGAGAATTCACCGCCGAACGTTATTCCCGAGCCACCGACCGAGCCAATTCACCACGTTTGGCGACGACTGAAGGCGAAGAAGACGCTCCGCCTACACGCATGTGACGACGAGAAGAAGAAGCTCGCCGTCGACGTTGTTGAACGAGCGCTGCAATACAAGGACTCCGGCAAGGCGATCCTTGTCTTTCTCCGAACCGTGGAAGACGCGATGTCTACCATAGGTAGTCTGGAAAGCGAATTCCCTGGTCAAGTGGCCCCCCTTACAGGCACGATGCGCGGCTATGAGCGGGACCGATTGGTTCAAGGTAATCCGGTCTTCGCACGATTCATGCCCGAATCGGACCGTCCTAAAAACATCACGCTCGCTAAAGGAACGGTCTACCTTGTGTGTACCAGTGCAGGCGAAGTGGGGGTGAACCTCTCGGCCGACCACATGGTCTGTGACCTCACCACTTTCGACAGCATGACCCAACGCTTAGGCCGCGTGAATCGCTTCGGCGACCACAACGATGCGGGCGTCGATGTGGTGCATCCGAATCCCGATTCATTTGATGAAAAGCATCCACTTGCACTTGCCCGCAAAGCAACGCTGGCACTTCTGAAACATCTGCATGGCGATGCCAGCCCCAAGGCTCTGGGCGAGCTTCCTGCCGACAGTTGCATCGCTGCCTTCTCCCCCGAACCAAGCATTCTCCCGGCGACCGATATCCTCTTCGACGCTTGGGCGTTGACAACGATCCTAGACAAGCTGCCTGGCCGTCCCCCCGTCGCGCCCTACCTGCACGGTGTCGCTGAGTGGGAGCCGAAACGTACCAACGTTGCTTGGCGTGACGAGGTCGAATTGATCACGGACGAACTAATCGAACGAGAGGGGGGCAATTTTCCACGGGAACTGCTCGCAGACTACCCGCTCAAACCGCACGAACTTCTTAGTGATCGCAGCGATCGGGTTTATGGTGCATTGCAAACGCTGATTGCCGAGCCAAGCAAGAGCTTGAAGGGAGAAAAACACCAAGCAGCTTTAGATCGCGCACAAAAGAATACCCAAACCCATGTCTGGCTCATCGATGAGAGTGGTTCCGTCATGGTGACAACGCTCGGCAAGTTGCTCGACGATGACAAAAAACGAGTGATCGCCTGGCTTGAAGATAGCACGGTCCTTCTGGCACCATCTGTCGGCGGCTTATCAGAGGGAATGCTTGACCCGATGTCAAGCGATGCCGACGATGTGGCCGATCACTGGCTCGACGAAAATAATCAGCCACGCCGCCAACGTGTGTGGGATGATGCCCCGCCGCCGACCTACGAGGACAACGGTTCGACCAAGTTGATGGCATTGATTCGCACTATCGACTTGAATCCGCTATCCGACGAAATCGCGGAGCCGAACCAGGAAGGCGAATTGGAGCGAGAAGTCGCGTCGGAATTGGAATCCAACCAGATATCTAATTCAAGACAGGGGCGATTTTGGCATTGGTTTGCCAGGCCGCGTGACACCGAAGACGCCACGCGTGCGTCGTCCAGGCCGATCACGTGGGATCATCATACCCATGACGTCGTCACCCGGACGACGGAAATCGTGCAAGAATTAGATCTTTCCGAAGACCTCGAACAGGCGATCATCTTAGCCGCCGAACTTCACGACTTGGGCAAGCAACGCATCATCTGGCAGCGTTCGATCGGCAATCCCAACCCGTCCGACTGGCACGCCAAGCCCGGCAAACCTACCCATGGGGCGCGCTGGCGACCGCGTCATCTCAGCAATTATCGCCACGAGTTTGGTTCTCTGCTCGATGTAGAAGAGGAACACGCGGCCAAGCTTGCAGCTCTCAGCGACGAGATGCGGGACGTAGTCCTACATCTCATCGCCTCCCACCACGGATATGCCCGGCCACATTTTCCGCCGGAAGCGTATGACCATGAACGCTATGACACGCAACAGAACCAGCACGCTGCCCACGATGCAATGCGGCGTTATGCCCGTCTCCAACGGCGCTACGGCCGCTGGGGCCTGGCGTACCTGGAATCCTTGCTCCGCGCCGCCGACTGGGCTGCCAGCGCCGAGCCGTCACCTGTACCGACCACGCACGAGGTGAAAGCATGACCCATCCCAAGCCCACGATCACGGTCGACGTCGACGTGACAAACCCTGGCCAATTCTTTGCCTGTTGTGGCCTGCTTGAAATCGCCGACCGCCTCTGGCCGGGGGCGGAGGGGTGGTTTGAGGATTCGGCGTTTTGCATTGATGCGGAGGGCACGCTATCGGAATTGTGGTGTGCGATTGTCGATGCGGAATTGGACGCGTTAGATCCAGGCGACGAGACGGCCTCACCGATGCGATTGGGCGCTCCGATTGATCTTACGCTGGACTGGTGGAAGGACGAGCACGCCGGTGGACGGATGCTGAAAGTCTGGGCCGGTAGCATGCGTGGGGTACGGATAGCGCAGTCGATGAAAGCGGCAATCGCGAATGTGGCCAAGCAAGTCAGCCCTTTCGACTATTCGGCGGTGGTTTATGACCCAGACAACACAAAGAAAAAAGTCGAACCGTTCTACTACGATGCACGCCGCGGCTGGAATGCCCAGCCGATCGACATTGGCTTTTCACCGGATAGCCTAAAAATGATTTCTGCTGCTTATCCGGCGGTGGAGTTCATGTGTTTGGTTGGTCTTCAGCGTTTCAGGCCTCGGCAAACAAAGCAGAGGCGGGTTTTTGAATACCGTACATGGCGAACACCGCTATCCCCCTCTCTCGCCGCCGCAGTAGCATCGGGGGTAATGCCATTGGCTGCCGATGTTTCTTATCGCTTTGAGAACGCGTTTCGGACGGATCAGAAGAAACACAAAGCATTTCTCCCCGCTACCCCTCTAGGAGCTTCACAATGAGCGTTAAACTGGACCAATTCGATAGCTGGCTTACTGGCCGACAGGGTCCGGCTGCGGTCGTGTTACGCGAGTATCTAATTCCCGTTGAGGGTGAGGATGGAGTGCTGTTCCCGCCGACTTTTGCCGCTGGCGACGGCTTTTCTGGCGGATACAACATCGACCCACCGCCAACCAAGGACCAAGCCTGGCAGGATGAGAACGTTTGTCTAATCGATAGCGTCGGTTCGCAAGCCAACCGAATCGAACCGATCTTCAAGGAAGAGCCCTACGACACGTTGGTACCACAAGTCGTGGTCGAGGCGGGGGATCACCGCGTCAATCTGCTGGACGCTGGACACCGCGCGGGAGATGCACTGGTACGCTGCTCAGAACTCGCGGACCAGGTCAACGAGGCATTCCGTGCGGTCGAGCGTGGCGACTATTCCAACCTGGCGAGCTTCGCGCCGACATCCTTGGTATTCGGTGCGTGGAATTCGCGGGGCGAGAAGGGCGCGCAGTCGAAGGTGCCCAGGCTGATTTCCTCGACGATTCGGGCCTTTAATGTCCTGCCGCTTACGCGTGGGGCTCAATATATTCCGGCGATTGAATATGTGGATAAGGGTTGGTTGGATGAGCCGAAGGATAAGAAAACCAAGGACGCTTATGCTGCGCAAGGATTTGTACATGTCCCCGCTTCTGCCTCGCACGGCGGAGTAATTGCAAAGGGGGGAGTTCGCCGGGACGCGACGCTTAGTTTGGCGGCGTTGCAGCACATTAAAGCTGGTGACAACACCGAACAAACGCTGATGTTGCGACGATATGTACTCGGCCTGTCTTTGGTCGCCCTGACCGCCGAGCCCGATCCTTACCTCCGGCAAGGGTGTAATCTCGTTATCAACCCGGAAAAGCCAACTGAGTGTTGCGAGGTTTACCGTAGTGGAGAACGTAAGCCGTTCAAGCTTTCGCACGAGGACGCAATTGCGTTTGCTCAGCTCGCGGCGGAAGCGTTCGGTGTGGGAGAGAACCAGACCGTCGCCTTCGACAAGAAAAAAGCCAAAGCAGACATGAAGAAGTAGGACAAGGACGAGAGAGGCCTATGATGTCCGAATCACTTTGTATTTCAGTTACTTTTCTTGACCCGCGTTTCCACGGCAAGGGCGATGGCGGCGCGCCCGAGTGGCCTCCGTCGCCGATGCGTCTGTTTCAGGCGATGGTCGCGGGCAACGGTCCTGCACTGGGCACGGGAAACGATATTGATGGGGCGCTACGGTGGCTCGAAGCCCAACCCCCACCGACCCTGCTCACCCCATCCAGCAAGACCGGTGTGGCTTGCCCACTCTACGTCCCCAATAATGCGATGGATGTAGTCGCCAAGTCGTGGGGCCGAGGCAACCACGAGAGCAGCATCGCGGAACATCGTACGCTGAAGACCGCCCGACCGACACATTTACGCGGTGGTGACACGGTCCACTACCTCTGGCCGATCGACTCCACGGCTTCTGCCGCGCCGCCGATAGAGCCGCTCGCACGTGCGGTCGAAAAAATGGTGGCGTTGGGTTGGGGCATCGATTTAGTCGTCGCCCAATGTCGAGTATTGTCGTCAACTGACTCAATCGGCTCGGGACTAGAAAAGTGGGAAGTTGCCAAGGGCGGTGGCACCAGTGTGCTGCGTTGTCCTGTTTTTGGTTCTCTTAATGCCCTTATGGAACGTTATTCCGCGTTTCTTGATCGACTGGCTGACAACACCTTCAACCCCGTTTCGCCACTTACCGCGTACCAGGCTGTGCCCTACCGCCGTTCAAGCGACCCGGTCGGTCAACCCGTCGAATGCTTTGAACTACGAAACGCCGACGATTCGTATTGCACGTATCCGCAGCAGAAGTTGATACATATCGCAGGTATGGTGCGGCATCTTGCCAAGGAAGCAATGCAGCAGTCGTCTCCCATAGGTGTTAGTGAAGATTGGGTAGAACGGTACGTCGTGGGGCACCGCGATAGTAACAACGGAAACCATCATCAGTTTTCGTACCTTCCTCTGCCGTCGATCGGACACATGCATGTCGATCAAGCGGTACGGCGGGTAATTATCGCGGCGTCTGTGGGTGATGATATGTGGTTGGAGCATTTAGCGGCCCGTCTCTCCGGACGGCAGCTTAAGCCAGAGAATCACAACGAATTTGGCCCGAAAGGCGCGCCTTATCTGGCGAGAATCGCTGGAGATAATGTCACCCGCTGCTACACGCGAGCCGCACGTGTGTGGCATAGTGTGACGCCGGTTATTTTGCCGGGGCACGACGATCACAAACCGGCGAAGACGCGTCGGCTGATTGAGAGAGCCTTGGACAACGCGGGAATTACTCAGCAGTGCGAGTACGAGTGGAGTCCCCAATCCCGCTTTCGAAAATCGTATTCCGCCCACAAGTACGATCGACACAAGAAGGCAACCGGCTATTTACGCCCAGACCATCTTGCTTCGCAAACCGCAGTTCATTTGACCTTGCGTTTTCTAAACTCCGAACCATCCGGTCCCATCGCCCTAGGAGCTGGCCGTCATTGCGGGTTCGGGCTGATGACGAATTTCGAGCCAACCTAATTGACTGTTTATCGTAGGACACGGCTGAAGTCCGTAAGTTTCGCTGGAGCTTAAAGGTGGCCGCCATACACTGGAAGCTGCCACGAGCCAAACGAAAACAGATCGCATCATGGCAAGACTTCTGGGATACCCTAGCAGTCTCCGAAGCCAAGCAGAGCGAGTGTGGTTGTGGGGTGGCGAACCGTTTTCGCATGCGACGAAATCGATGCTTGGCCCCAATTAATCGCACTGGTTGACGACACCAATCGTGCGGCAACGTCGACAATAGGTGATGATTAGCTGCGGATTGAAGTCGCCAAACAAATTCATTTCAGGCGACTCTTCGTACAGAATCAAGGGAAGGGTTGGCGTTCCAAAGAAACCTTCTTTGCAACGCCTCCTCCAGTCGGGACAGCTAAACGATGCGTTCTGGCCGAAAGGTTGGACCCATTCTAGTTGAATCATCGTTGACTTCTTCGTTCCCTTTTCCCAAGGAACAACGCAGTAGGGCGACCAGTCACCCCCCCAACGCTCATCGACAATGGCAATCGCACGTTTCATCTCTCGCCGCGAGAGCTTTTTGAGCGAGAAAACACCTGCCCATGCCAGGGCGTCCTCTGCCTTCCGAGGATTGTAGGGAATCTCAGCCCCTAACAACGGTTGCCCAGGGGATTTCATCGCATCACGCAAATCAAGGGTCTCGCTAGTGTTGATGATCTCGACCAGGAAGTCATCATGAACTCGATAAGCAAATGAATCGAAATCTGGCTTACGTGTTTGATAGAGGATCGGCAACGTAGCCGGCAATCCCTTGCATTTTGGAAAAGCGACTTGTGAATTGACGCTGAAGAGCAAGTCGTAACGAGAGTCCTCAATCCGCCGAGTATCAGAATCGACATGGTAAGTCCCAAGGTCGATTTGTGCATCCTTCTCTGGCGAAGTTTCAAAGATGCGTTTATTCCGGTGATCAAAAAATGTCAAAGCCATGAAATCTGGATATCGGATCTACTTCACGCCGAGCAGTCTGTTGATTTTCTGTTTCAATAACGGGGCCGATCTGAGAAATTCAACCGCCTGCTAGGAACCGGCGAGAATAGGAGGTTAATATTGTTCGACGCACCTCGCATTTTAGCCACAGATCAGCAGGGATGCAGGTACACGGCGTGGTCAGCAAGCCGCTTTTCTCTTGTCAGGCTGGCTGAAAATCTTTAAGAACGCCACAATTACAGCCTGAAAGCTTCAATGACAATTGAATTGAACTTTTTTGCCCCGCTGCAAGTTCACATTATCGAGGGCGTTGCGATTGTAGGGAGAAGTGGCTATGCGTCTCGGGTTGGTTTCATTGCTTCTGGTCTTCACGCTGGTTTCCGCTGGCTGGGGAGACGAGTCAGAGACGCTGTACCAGAAGCAAGGGCGACTGCTGAATGCCAGCAAGGAGGCTTGGCTGATGCTCGACCTTGATAAGTTACTCGCGATTTATCGTGAGCTACGCGATATCACGGCGAGAAGTTCGGACGAGCATCGACATCTTGATGTGCCGGAAACTGAATACATGCTCGACGGCCTAGAGCAGGGGCACGCGTTTTCAGGCGAGCGTAAACAACAGTTTGCCGAATATATGCAAGCCAGAATTCGTGGCTATATCTGTGATACGCAAAGCGACTTTGGCAATGCATGCCAGCACCATCGACGCTCCTTAGAATTGGGTAAGTCATTATTCGAGGAAGGTGATTACTTCGTCATTGATGCTCAGCTTCGTATTGCACGGTCTCTGTTGCTAGACAAAAGCCCCGCAGGTCTTGTTGAAGGCACACAAATTGCTCTGGGTGTCAGGGATATCCTTCAAAAGCAATCGATGACCAATTCCTACCATTACCGCGAAGCGTGCGACATCCTCACCAAGCTATATTCCCAGAGAAACATGTATGACCGAGCAGTTGAAATAGGGGAAGCGACGATTAAATTATACGACTCACAAGGTGAATCGCAGTTGGGGGCTGCGGCACTTCTGACAAGTGTTGTGGCGGAATGTGCAAACCGAGCAGGTAATCACAAAAAGGCTCTTGAGATAGCGAAGAGTGGGATCGATAAGAAGCCACTCCTT
This genomic interval carries:
- the csb2 gene encoding type I-G CRISPR-associated protein Csb2: MMSESLCISVTFLDPRFHGKGDGGAPEWPPSPMRLFQAMVAGNGPALGTGNDIDGALRWLEAQPPPTLLTPSSKTGVACPLYVPNNAMDVVAKSWGRGNHESSIAEHRTLKTARPTHLRGGDTVHYLWPIDSTASAAPPIEPLARAVEKMVALGWGIDLVVAQCRVLSSTDSIGSGLEKWEVAKGGGTSVLRCPVFGSLNALMERYSAFLDRLADNTFNPVSPLTAYQAVPYRRSSDPVGQPVECFELRNADDSYCTYPQQKLIHIAGMVRHLAKEAMQQSSPIGVSEDWVERYVVGHRDSNNGNHHQFSYLPLPSIGHMHVDQAVRRVIIAASVGDDMWLEHLAARLSGRQLKPENHNEFGPKGAPYLARIAGDNVTRCYTRAARVWHSVTPVILPGHDDHKPAKTRRLIERALDNAGITQQCEYEWSPQSRFRKSYSAHKYDRHKKATGYLRPDHLASQTAVHLTLRFLNSEPSGPIALGAGRHCGFGLMTNFEPT